The Xanthomonas fragariae genome has a segment encoding these proteins:
- a CDS encoding DUF1328 domain-containing protein, with protein MLHYAIIFFVIAIIAAVLGFSGIAGAATNIAWILFVVFLILAVISMFRRGKV; from the coding sequence ATGCTGCATTACGCCATCATCTTTTTCGTCATCGCTATCATCGCCGCTGTGCTGGGCTTCAGTGGTATCGCCGGTGCGGCGACCAACATCGCCTGGATCCTGTTCGTGGTGTTCCTGATCCTGGCAGTGATCTCGATGTTCCGTCGCGGCAAGGTTTAA